The DNA sequence TGGGGGTTGGGGGTCTGGGATGCTTAAAAGCCATTCCACTGGTCTGCTTTGCCCCAGCCTGAGTGAAGATCCGGCGAGGAGTGGGTATAGCCTGGGTCTTCCTTGGAAGACAAAGCTGCAGGGCTTAcccctcctttttcttctcctcacaCCGCTTTTGCATGGTCGCAACAGCAGGTCCGAACAGCCTGTTTGGGTCCACACTCTCATCTAAGATGTCACACTTCTGCTTGTCAGACAGATCTGAGAGATTGGGCCATCGAGCCCACTCCTGGGTGATTATGGTGGCCATGGCCCTCCCCGCTGACTGGACAGCACACTTGGTGAGGTGGAGGCAGGGGTCAGTGATGACACAGATTTCTTCCCCCAGTTCAGTCGCTGGTTAAGCGGCCATCTGCTCCTGTACTTCAGACTGATACACCAGGAGTAGAGAGGAGGCGTTCAAAGCCCTCACCGATGTGGCAACCGACTTATAGGCTCTATCAGTCATGGAAGACTGCAGGCGATTTGCCTTGGTGGGCAGGGAGGGGCCAGAGGAAGACACAGCCAACCTCTGAGTGGAGTGAAGGTGGGAAGCCACCAGGGGTTCAACCGAGGGCATGTGGTAGACGcccttttcttttcatgtcCACACAGTCAAAGGCTGACCATTCTGAGAAAACTGGTTGCAGCTGCCTGGCTGCCTGTTTTGCTTTTGGCAGCCTCTTTCCTTCATAGTGGGATGCTGAAGCCTAAGCCTGCACCTTCAACCAAGGGATGTTTTCAGCCGCCCTCTTACACACCTCATGCAGCCCACTGACGAGCAGGGATAGAACCCCACTGACCTTTCCCCCTGCGCCCAGCCCCATAGGCTGAGATAGCTGAGATGGCGTGAAAGATGAGTTGTAATCATCATCGTCTCCCTCGGAGGAGTATGTCAGGCGCAACATCCGAACTCCTCATCATTTCCCAACAGTGCGCCAAAATGAGCAGCTGGCAGATCGCCGTCAAATTCTTCAAACATAGGAGTTTCGCCCAACTCATACCTGGTGTGGCTGAGTCAGTTGGGGCTCCGGCTGATGTTAACAGCTGGTCCTGGACACTGAGGCTTGCCTGGCGTGACAGCCTGCAGTGGAGGCTCTCATGCGTGAAGCGGCTACGGTGCTCACATGAGCCGGGTGAATCCAGTGCAGCCTGGGCATGCTGCACACCGAGACAGGCTACGCATACTGGGTGAGTATCCATAGCTGATATCTTAGCCCCACACACGCAGTCCTGTGGTGGGGGTTCTACCGCTGGTGTGGGCATAATTGACGGTGTAACATTAGCTGGTGTGCTATCGACTGGTGTGTTGAGCTTTGACAGAGCCATGGTGAGCAAATTCATTCAAAACTTTGGCTGAGGCAGGGTTTAGCAAGCAGGCTACTAGTGTGGAGGCTAGCTAGATGCTATAGCTAATACGAGAGCAGGCGTAGCTAATGCTTTTGAGGTGGCTAGCTGGGCTAAGGTGCTTGGTGTTACTGTTTGGCAACAGGCTAACAGGgaagctacagttagctgtATAGTGGCAGCGACTGTAGTTTAATTTATCTCTCTCTGAAAACCCGGATTTCTTTTGGTGGAGAAATTGGGAGTCCATCCATGACTCAAAAAGAAATAAGCGCCCGGAGATTGAGTGGTTAGCTCAATTTGTGGACAGTTAAGATGATATTTACGTTAGCAGTCGTGTTGCGAGTTTGCTTTTTGAGTGAAAGGCGAGAAGAGGTTTGGAATGAGTAAATGACGCTGCACCATCCCTTTCATAGAGAGAGGATGTCCCTCCTCTGGATGCAGTCATCAAGACTGCCAGCCAGTGGGGCTGGCATAATGGTATGGGGCTTCTGAGGACTATGCGGAGGGGCATACCCCATAGTGAGATACCATGCAAATGTTTAATAGAGAAGCTTGAGTCAAATTAATATCAAACTTGAtcaatttgacaaaaaacattaaatcttgTGAGGTTAGTTACATTTTCTGATGGCTCTCATCAGTAAAGTAGAAGAGTCTGGCGATGTGGAAGCCCAGCTCCGACACATACTGAAGGAAGAGGAGCACCAGACCCACACGACTCAAACTGCACAGGAAAAAGAAGATGATAGATTAgctgacaaaagaaaataatccTGTGTGACATCCATATAGGTTTCCATGAAAACTATATTCAATATTTATAGATTGTCCTTAACCACATGTAAGAATTTAGGTTCAAACTTCAACTTCAGAGTGTTCCAttactgttttctttatttcttttctcaCTATCCATGCATATTTCCTGACAAGCCATTGAATTTGCAGGTCTTCAAAAAGATCCTCCTGCTGGATGCTTACTTTAACAAATAGGCTGCAGAGATGTGCAGCAGATACAGGCAGATGTACTGGAGCTGACGAGAAATCTCctcctgaaaaacaaacagccttTATTTGCAAAGATACTGCGTTGATATTAAAATCCTGGGACGTTTTGTCTTTTATCACTCTCTGTCTAATgaagagaacacacacacacccaaacacacacgaGCATAGAGCTTATCTAGTCACACTCCAGTACTCCTCCAGTTCCCACAGCCTCCTTACTGACCTTGCGTACTTTCTGGAAGTAAAGCTCTGGCAAGGCATGGAGCCAGTAGGCCAGCTGAGTGAGGTAGAAAAACTTCACCTGAAACCTAGAGCAGAAATACACAGATAGAAAataagagagacagaaagcatGAGAAGAATGCACAGATGCCACATGGATACATCCCCTCTGCGTTTCTGTAATCAGATGACTGGACACAGCTGGTTACTCACAGTaattaggttttttttatgtgcatgtaaatgtgctGGCAGTGTGTGCagaacatgaaaaacactgcacatgTCTGAAAAAAGGCATTCACTGACTCATTCAGAGACACATAACTTTGCTCGAAAGTGACTAAAATATCTGTGACCCCATTACAAAACACAGGTGCATTTTAAAGGTATGTGGTAGAGtagaaatgattagtcaatcaagaaaaaagtaatcaacaacaacaacttgttTATTCGATGCCAAACTTTTTTGCTTAGATGCCAAAAAATTCACCGATTCCAgcatctaaaatgtgaatattataactagtcttctatgatagtaaattaaTGTTTGGAcaggttggacaaaacaagagatttGAATATGTCAGCTcttaaatctgtaataaacattgtatTTTGGTTAGGCGCCTATTCAATTTAAAACTTTTGAGTGTATAAGGGCTTAGAACACTATGCTTCaagtatatgatggccattcccatgctcaattatgtctcatacatttttgggttgataccatttgttacacagattaaGTCAATGTcaaaaaatccctccaaaataccacatcaaaacaacaagaccttgaggaacaccatagaaGACTTCATActgtgatttggtatcaaaaacttatgacatttggagatttctgtaacaACTGCATTTTTTGGTGATTGGACGGCGAGCTattctggaaattgctcagaaaccccCTTATTGTCAATACAGCTTGGAAagccatacatcctctgaatgGCCTATGTCTCTAGTTTGTGactgtaaagtttcatgaggctgtgattattctagaggtcacaataggtcattcTATATAGTGAgttcaagtttcaaaaaatggtctcactagAATGAAATGGCTACCATAGGGactgacatcatcacacatgaatataGTTGGGCTtattgaatccacaagagtctgagctttccagtcatacccAATTTATGCAAAGTTTGAGGACCCcagtatacagaaatatttaaatacaccGTTTTTAGAATAGacgaaaataacacatttatacttcATGCAAAAAAGTGCATGGTTTGTGCCCCAAAACTGAATGGGATTAACATAAAGTGgacatgtctgtaaaggggagactcATGGGTAACCATagaattcattttcattcagaaatcTTGAGGTGAGACAtcaagggacccctttgaaaatggccatgcaagaaaaattttaatttaaattaaatttagcCTAAATTTGGAATGATATTTATCCCCCTCCCcgacaagctagcatgacatggttggtaccaatgAGGGCCTTCTACTTTCATATGATACCAGACTCATtgctttaaaactgagcccgCTACCTCCTCTGAGAGACTGTAATGTTGGCCAAGGACACCAGCATCCTTGTAAAGTtgaagaggttaaaaaaaaaaaagagatatgtATTGTTAATCAAATGTATCTGTGAACCATaacatatttatgtatgtaacTTAACATATTACGTACATaggtatttattttatatgtaaatatatcaCTGACAGTGCTAAATATACATCAGTCATACCTGAGGTGTACATGGGGATAGTTCTCCCAAAGTCTGCTGGGATGCAGGAGATATCCTTCCtgtgagaagaaagagagaacgaTACTTAAAAAGGCTTCAATACAGTCATTTATGTGCATCTCAAAAGGAAATACACTATTTATGCTTGATAAGTATGTGTGACATGTCCTCAACCAGAAAGTTATCGCTGAATACAATTATCACAGTTGTCACATTAAAATGACACTCACTGTTATGAGGATGTAGAGGCCCCACACACTAGACACcaagtgaaacacacacagttgaccAGACTCATTAAATTTGGTGTTCTTGCTCTTGGAGAGATGAAGACGCCGGTTCACTTTCTGCAGCATGAACAACACAACAGATAATAGAGATGAATGCAGTTGACTCAGTCATGGTGGCATGTTGACTCTTGTTATTGTCACACACAAGGAAGTGCCGCACTAACATAAATAGCTAGGACAAGAAAAGACAGCCAATACTATATCTGGCTGCTGAAAACCTTCATGTGAGGAAGTATTCCTTTCATTACGCTTTGGAAAGCTGGGCGATGGTGCTAAAATAAAACTTCATTCTTCCTCACTGGCCTATTTCTAAACAATGATATGAGGGCTCATActttcaaaagaaacaaatgctGCTCTCTTCTAGTCTCCACAGATTTGCAAATCAGGCAGCTCACTGCTTTATATTTCTGATGTGATATATTTTGAACTACTTTGCTTAAAAACCCCAAAAAGTGTATTTGGATGCAAACACCAACAGGGGAAACCACTCATATCCTGGTTTCAGTATACAGTATGCATATTCATAGCTTCAGTATCATCAGTATCTTTCCGGTTCCTGACTTCAAAAATGCGTATTAGGATAAGCATGAAGTTTGAGGTAAGATGAGGCAATGAGGTGATATGAGGTAATAGAATAATCTTCATTTCCAATAAGTTTCCTGAAAAGAAGTATGTAATTTGGTGCCGATTATGGAAAGTGTTCAATTTGTGcttacaattatttatttcagattAAAATCAGAGAGTCTTTTAGTCAGCACACAGCAGGTCAGGTCAGAAATGAGTGTAGCATACAATTCAAGAAATACAGagaataaagtttccaataattaattaatgataataataatattattaataataataataatgaatgtgGGTTCAAATGGGACAGTTCTTACATAATTAGTGTCAAATTACATACTTCTTTCTAGGAAACTTCCTGGGAATTGTGTCACAGTGAATGGGTGCTTACATCCAGAAGATACTCCTGCACTACTGCATGGAGGATGATGGCgatgaagaaatagaagaggATGGTAGCACAGTCTTTCCATCCGTAATGGTACCACGTCACCTCTCCCTCTAAGCACACAAAGGAggagtgaaacacacacacagcatgtttgCAATCAGAGGTGTGTCACACATCCTGCAGCAACAATTTAATGACGCTGATGATGCAATGACATACACTGTGGATTACAATCAgcaatataaaatgtttatagCAGCAACACTGGGGCGGTGGGCACCTTCATTACTGCAGAGTAATTTCTCAGCTGCACTGCATACCTTGTGATTGTGTGGTGACATTGTACTGAGGCTGAATGAACAGTATGGCCGTCTTAGCGGTTGCCTGaaaaatgagatgagatgattATTAGAAACATATTTCGGTGAACCTGTCTGAATGCAACCTGAAGATGCCGGTCATCCAAGTATCAAAAAAGTAAGTAGGgcctacgtgtgtgtgtatgtgtttgtgagtgcaCAGAGAGGATGGCGAGAGAGTAAGAACCCAAGCATTTCAGGATATATTGTTTATAACATTGTCGGTTCCCCCCTCAGGCATTGTAATTTGCCACTGGGAGCTGAATTCCTAAAGGTGCACTGCTGAAAAGTCTGTCTGGCATGACAAGGCTTGTATTGACCTGAAGCTTCTA is a window from the Thunnus thynnus chromosome 18, fThuThy2.1, whole genome shotgun sequence genome containing:
- the tram2 gene encoding translocating chain-associated membrane protein 2, translating into MAFRRRNKSYPFFSQEFLIQNHADIVFSLVIFILIGLMFEATAKTAILFIQPQYNVTTQSQEGEVTWYHYGWKDCATILFYFFIAIILHAVVQEYLLDKVNRRLHLSKSKNTKFNESGQLCVFHLVSSVWGLYILITEGYLLHPSRLWENYPHVHLRFQVKFFYLTQLAYWLHALPELYFQKVRKEEISRQLQYICLYLLHISAAYLLNLSRVGLVLLFLQYVSELGFHIARLFYFTDESHQKMFDLWAISFVFTRMSTLTLMFLAVGFGLARAENQGLDLEMGNFNTVLIRMTVLLLVCLTQSWLLWKFIRFQLRRWREFRHEQAVRKKAAAKQPLRPLKRDSLGHHENGVLKAENGASPRTKKLKSP